In one Streptomyces sp. T12 genomic region, the following are encoded:
- a CDS encoding glycosyl hydrolase 115 family protein yields MAAAGAAPLLPGVLPAAAPARAASQRPDFPLVRGGGAVELYVDAADDPAVIRAAGDLQADVERVSGVRPELRHTLPETGAAGLVLVGTLGASPVLDRLVAQGRLDVSRVKGRWEASVTQVVERPLPGVERALVIAGSDRRGTVYGIYDTSERIGVSPWYWWADVPVPRRDSVAVPAGPLKRYEPSVRYRGIFINDEQNLTTWSHRTQEPDKNIGPETYQRVFELLLRLKANYLWPAMHPYSDFFNKHRENPELADRYGIVVGSSHPEALLRNGVHEWAPWAEEHRGADGSLPVYDYTVNPGVISDYWRARARQNASYESSWTIGMRGLHDSALETKYATTVPEKVAVMNDIIADQRRILAEEVGAAVEPQIFIPYKEVLELYNAGVRVPEDVTLIWPDDNHGNMRQLPNDAERSRAGGNGIYYHLSYWGRPKSYLWLDTTQLAKVWQELRRVYEHGVDRMWIFNVGDVKSIETGLSFSMDMAWDVDRWDADGVEDFLAEWAGRQFGRRYGREIAAIRTEYYRLAAERRPEFIDRGVFSVVHHGDEAGRRTAAYEELLTRVRAVRAEVPEQYRDAFFELVEYPVHGAYLMNLKYYWADRNALAVRQGRGAGTNRFADLAEAAHAEEAALTKRYNTEVAGGKWDGIVNPYPSQIPKAPGRPAVTRVARQETAGLGVAAEGNETGTERPLSFSSYTRDRRFLDVFNTGFLPLDWSAEASHPWVLLSTAGGSLTEQTRVWVELDWARMPEGTHDATVAVSGAGQRVEVLLRVVNDGERARRRARGFVEAHGYVSIDAVHTDQRVARGGARWRVVRGLGRRTGALEAVPSTAAPVTADFATRAPELSYRVRFGGAGTFPVTVFRLPSLDERGHRRLAVALDDRPATVLAGQAVATGNRGDAWARNVEDGVEKLTAMVTVDEPGEHVLRIFMVDPGIAVDQIVIDTGGLPVSYLAPPESYHPVFRPDPDRAPGR; encoded by the coding sequence CTGGCCGCTGCCGGAGCGGCCCCGCTGCTGCCCGGCGTCCTCCCCGCGGCCGCCCCCGCCCGGGCCGCGTCGCAAAGGCCCGACTTCCCGCTGGTGCGGGGCGGAGGCGCCGTCGAGCTGTACGTCGACGCGGCGGACGACCCCGCGGTGATCCGCGCGGCCGGCGATCTCCAGGCGGACGTCGAACGGGTCAGCGGTGTCCGGCCCGAGCTGAGGCACACCCTCCCGGAGACGGGCGCCGCGGGCCTGGTCCTGGTGGGCACCCTCGGCGCCAGCCCGGTCCTCGACCGGCTCGTGGCACAGGGACGCCTGGACGTCTCGCGGGTGAAGGGCCGCTGGGAGGCGTCGGTGACGCAGGTGGTGGAGCGTCCGCTGCCCGGGGTGGAGCGGGCTCTGGTGATCGCGGGCAGCGACCGGCGCGGCACGGTCTACGGCATCTACGACACCTCGGAGCGCATCGGGGTCTCCCCCTGGTACTGGTGGGCCGACGTCCCCGTCCCCCGCCGTGACTCGGTGGCGGTGCCCGCGGGGCCGCTCAAGCGTTACGAGCCGTCGGTGCGTTACCGGGGCATCTTCATCAACGACGAGCAGAACCTGACCACTTGGTCCCACCGCACCCAGGAGCCGGACAAGAACATCGGCCCCGAGACCTACCAGCGCGTCTTCGAGCTGCTGCTGCGCCTCAAGGCCAACTACCTGTGGCCGGCGATGCATCCGTACTCCGACTTTTTCAACAAGCACCGCGAGAACCCCGAACTCGCCGACCGCTACGGCATCGTCGTCGGCTCCAGCCACCCCGAGGCACTGCTGCGCAACGGCGTCCACGAGTGGGCGCCGTGGGCGGAGGAGCATCGCGGCGCGGACGGAAGCCTGCCGGTGTACGACTACACGGTGAATCCCGGTGTCATCTCCGACTACTGGAGAGCCCGGGCGAGACAGAACGCCTCGTACGAGAGCAGTTGGACGATCGGCATGCGCGGCCTGCACGACAGCGCGCTGGAGACCAAGTACGCCACGACCGTTCCCGAGAAGGTCGCGGTGATGAACGACATCATCGCCGACCAGCGCCGCATCCTGGCCGAGGAGGTCGGCGCGGCCGTCGAGCCGCAGATCTTCATCCCGTACAAGGAGGTCCTGGAGCTGTACAACGCGGGCGTCCGGGTCCCCGAGGACGTCACGCTGATCTGGCCGGACGACAACCACGGCAACATGCGCCAACTGCCGAACGACGCCGAGCGCAGCCGTGCGGGCGGCAACGGCATCTACTACCACCTGTCCTACTGGGGCCGCCCGAAGAGCTATCTGTGGCTGGACACCACCCAACTCGCCAAGGTCTGGCAGGAGTTGCGGCGGGTGTACGAGCACGGCGTCGACCGCATGTGGATCTTCAACGTCGGTGACGTCAAGTCGATCGAGACCGGTCTGTCCTTCTCCATGGACATGGCCTGGGACGTGGACCGGTGGGACGCCGACGGCGTCGAGGACTTCCTCGCCGAGTGGGCCGGGCGGCAGTTCGGGCGGCGGTACGGCCGGGAGATCGCCGCGATCCGTACCGAGTACTACCGGCTCGCGGCGGAGCGGCGTCCGGAGTTCATCGACCGCGGGGTGTTCTCCGTGGTCCACCACGGTGACGAGGCGGGCCGGCGGACGGCCGCGTACGAGGAGTTGCTCACGCGGGTACGGGCGGTGCGGGCCGAGGTGCCCGAGCAGTACCGGGACGCCTTCTTCGAACTGGTCGAATACCCGGTGCACGGCGCGTACTTGATGAACCTGAAGTACTACTGGGCGGACCGCAACGCGCTCGCCGTCCGGCAGGGACGCGGGGCCGGGACCAACCGCTTCGCCGACCTGGCGGAGGCGGCCCATGCCGAGGAAGCGGCGCTCACCAAGCGGTACAACACCGAGGTGGCGGGCGGTAAGTGGGACGGCATCGTCAACCCGTATCCCTCCCAGATCCCGAAGGCGCCCGGCCGTCCCGCCGTCACCCGGGTCGCCCGGCAGGAGACCGCCGGGCTCGGTGTGGCTGCCGAGGGCAACGAGACCGGGACGGAGCGCCCGCTGTCCTTCTCCTCCTACACCCGGGACAGACGTTTCCTCGACGTCTTCAACACCGGCTTCCTGCCGCTGGACTGGTCGGCCGAGGCGAGCCACCCCTGGGTGCTGCTCAGCACGGCGGGCGGCTCTCTGACCGAGCAGACCCGGGTGTGGGTGGAGCTCGACTGGGCGCGGATGCCGGAGGGGACGCACGACGCCACGGTCGCCGTCAGCGGGGCGGGGCAGCGGGTCGAGGTGCTGTTGCGGGTGGTCAACGACGGGGAGCGGGCGCGCCGGCGGGCCCGTGGGTTCGTGGAGGCCCACGGGTACGTCTCGATCGACGCCGTACACACCGATCAGCGGGTGGCGCGCGGCGGGGCGCGCTGGCGTGTGGTGCGCGGGCTGGGCCGCCGTACGGGCGCCCTGGAGGCCGTGCCGTCGACGGCGGCCCCGGTCACCGCCGACTTCGCCACCAGGGCGCCTGAGTTGAGCTACCGGGTGCGCTTCGGCGGTGCGGGCACCTTCCCCGTCACCGTCTTCCGGCTGCCGTCCCTCGACGAGCGCGGCCACCGCCGGCTGGCCGTCGCGCTCGACGACCGGCCGGCCACCGTCCTCGCGGGCCAGGCCGTCGCCACCGGCAACCGGGGCGACGCCTGGGCCCGCAACGTGGAGGACGGCGTCGAGAAGCTGACCGCCATGGTGACGGTGGACGAGCCGGGTGAGCACGTCCTGCGGATCTTCATGGTCGACCCGGGCATCGCCGTCGACCAGATCGTCATCGACACCGGCGGGCTGCCCGTCAGCTATCTGGCGCCGCCGGAGAGCTACCACCCGGTGTTCCGTCCCGACCCGGATCGGGCACCGGGCCGGTAG
- a CDS encoding phosphoribosyltransferase: MQFRDRKEAGQELAEQLRIRQDKGTLPHPVILALPRGGVAVAREIARALEAPLDVLVVRKIGAPFHEEFGVGALAGDGPPLFDEATLYRLGLSEADLAPVVERERKELRRREERYRRGRPAPQLRGRTAVVVDDGVATGSTARAALRAVRQQEPGRLVLAVPVCAPEAAEELRRLVDEFVCLHQPRLFSAVGEWYQDFGQLTDADVLEALRGE, encoded by the coding sequence ATGCAGTTCCGTGACCGCAAGGAGGCCGGGCAGGAGCTGGCGGAGCAGCTGCGCATCCGGCAGGACAAGGGCACCCTTCCGCATCCCGTGATCCTCGCGCTGCCGCGCGGTGGCGTCGCGGTCGCCCGGGAGATCGCGCGGGCCCTGGAGGCCCCGCTGGACGTGCTCGTCGTACGCAAGATCGGGGCCCCGTTCCACGAGGAGTTCGGGGTCGGCGCGCTCGCGGGCGACGGCCCTCCGCTCTTCGACGAGGCGACGCTGTACCGGCTGGGGCTGAGCGAGGCCGACCTGGCGCCGGTGGTGGAGCGGGAGCGCAAGGAGCTGCGGCGGCGCGAGGAACGCTATCGGCGGGGCCGGCCGGCTCCCCAGCTGCGCGGCCGTACCGCCGTCGTCGTCGACGACGGTGTCGCGACCGGCTCGACCGCACGCGCCGCCCTGCGCGCCGTGCGCCAGCAGGAGCCGGGGCGTCTGGTCCTCGCCGTGCCGGTCTGCGCACCGGAGGCGGCCGAGGAACTGCGCCGGTTGGTCGACGAGTTCGTCTGCCTGCACCAGCCGAGGCTGTTCAGCGCGGTCGGCGAGTGGTACCAGGACTTCGGCCAGCTGACCGACGCCGATGTGCTGGAGGCGTTGCGCGGCGAGTGA
- a CDS encoding CapA family protein, which yields MSGGTVTLFVCGDVMLGRGVDQILARPGDPVLREGYVTDARSYVSMAEAVNGPIPAPVDPSWPWGEALRLLEASAPDVRIVNLETAVTRSDAFAPGKAVHYRMHPANLPALTVARPDVCVLANNHVQDFGRAGLQETLDVLHGAGLRTAGAGRNTEEAYAPVALPLPHGGRMLVFALGADDSGIPADWAATADLPGVAYVPELSPATAAAAVRHIRRVKRSGDLVVVSVHWGSNWGYLVPREQRRFAHALVDGGADVVHGHSSHHPRPIEVYRDRLILHGCGDFVDDYEGIPGYEQYRDDLRIAHLVTVAADTGELTELRMVPLIARRMRLEPAPPEDRGWLHSTLDRISPGVHLALEADGALTLTKPAARATR from the coding sequence ATGAGCGGCGGCACAGTGACGCTGTTCGTCTGTGGCGACGTGATGCTCGGACGCGGCGTCGACCAGATCCTGGCCCGGCCCGGTGACCCGGTGCTGCGGGAGGGATACGTCACGGACGCCCGGTCCTACGTGAGCATGGCGGAGGCGGTCAACGGCCCCATCCCGGCGCCGGTCGACCCGTCCTGGCCGTGGGGCGAGGCGCTGCGGCTGCTGGAGGCGAGCGCCCCGGACGTCCGGATCGTCAACCTGGAGACGGCCGTCACGCGCAGCGACGCGTTCGCGCCCGGCAAGGCGGTCCACTACCGCATGCATCCGGCCAACCTGCCCGCCCTCACGGTGGCCAGGCCCGATGTCTGCGTCCTGGCCAACAACCATGTGCAGGACTTCGGCCGCGCGGGCCTGCAGGAGACGCTCGACGTGCTGCACGGGGCGGGTCTGCGGACCGCGGGCGCGGGGCGGAACACCGAGGAGGCGTATGCGCCCGTGGCGCTCCCGCTCCCGCACGGCGGCCGCATGCTCGTGTTCGCCCTCGGTGCCGACGACAGCGGCATCCCCGCGGACTGGGCCGCGACGGCGGACCTGCCCGGCGTCGCCTACGTGCCCGAGCTGTCGCCCGCCACGGCCGCCGCCGCGGTACGGCACATACGGCGGGTGAAGCGGTCCGGCGACCTCGTAGTCGTATCCGTGCACTGGGGCTCCAACTGGGGCTACCTCGTCCCCCGTGAACAGCGCCGCTTCGCGCACGCCCTGGTCGACGGCGGCGCCGACGTCGTCCACGGCCACTCCTCGCACCACCCCCGGCCCATCGAGGTCTACCGGGACCGGCTGATCCTGCACGGCTGCGGCGACTTCGTCGACGACTACGAAGGCATCCCCGGATACGAGCAGTACCGCGACGATCTCCGCATCGCCCACCTCGTGACGGTCGCGGCGGACACGGGCGAACTCACCGAGCTGCGGATGGTGCCCCTGATCGCCCGCCGCATGCGCCTGGAGCCCGCCCCGCCCGAGGACCGCGGCTGGCTGCACAGCACCCTCGACCGCATCAGCCCCGGCGTCCACCTTGCCCTGGAGGCGGACGGCGCGCTCACCCTGACGAAGCCCGCCGCCCGAGCCACCCGATGA
- a CDS encoding RtcB family protein, with amino-acid sequence MELVEEAPHRFRIDPHGPMRVPGVVFASRKLLHDAEKSLEQVVNVATLPGIVSASYAMPDIHWGYGFPIGGVAATDVADGGVVSPGGVGFDISCGVRLLAADTDQQGLESALTEVMDGLDRAIPRGAGPGGVWHLSGPGQLERILRGGSRYAVGEGHGEGRDLTRCEDGGAVADADVDQVSARARERGFGQVGSLGSANHFLEVQRVDEVYDETAAAAFGIAVGQVCVMIHCGSRGLGHQICTDHVRLMDRAMTRYGIKVPDRQLACTPVESPEGQRYLGAMAAAANYGRANRQLLSDATREVFRRAAGIRLSLVYDVSHNLAKIETHQVAGKGRTLCVHRKGATRAFPPGHPDLPDDLREVGQPVLIPGTMGTASYVLVGVAGGDAFSSTCHGAGRVLSRHRAARAVGGRELRARLESAGIAVRPRSLRSLAEETPEAYKDVSEVVAASEGARLCRTVARLVPLGVVKG; translated from the coding sequence ATGGAACTGGTCGAGGAAGCTCCCCACCGCTTCCGTATCGACCCGCACGGCCCGATGCGGGTGCCGGGCGTGGTGTTCGCGTCCCGGAAGCTGCTGCACGACGCCGAGAAGTCACTGGAGCAGGTGGTCAACGTGGCCACGCTGCCGGGCATCGTCAGCGCGTCGTACGCCATGCCCGACATCCACTGGGGCTACGGCTTCCCCATCGGCGGCGTCGCGGCGACCGACGTGGCCGACGGCGGTGTCGTCTCGCCCGGCGGGGTCGGCTTCGACATCTCCTGCGGCGTACGGCTGCTCGCCGCCGACACCGATCAGCAGGGGCTGGAGTCCGCGCTGACCGAGGTGATGGACGGCCTCGACCGGGCCATCCCGCGCGGCGCCGGGCCCGGCGGGGTGTGGCACCTGAGCGGCCCCGGGCAGCTGGAGCGGATCCTGCGGGGCGGCTCGCGGTACGCGGTGGGGGAGGGGCACGGCGAGGGGCGCGATCTGACGCGCTGCGAGGACGGCGGGGCGGTCGCCGACGCCGACGTGGACCAGGTGAGCGCGCGGGCGCGAGAGCGCGGGTTCGGGCAGGTCGGAAGCCTCGGGTCCGCCAACCACTTCCTGGAGGTGCAGCGCGTCGACGAGGTGTACGACGAGACGGCCGCCGCCGCGTTCGGGATCGCCGTCGGCCAGGTGTGCGTGATGATCCACTGCGGTTCCCGCGGCCTCGGTCACCAGATCTGCACCGATCACGTCCGGCTGATGGACCGCGCGATGACCCGCTACGGCATCAAGGTCCCCGACCGCCAACTGGCCTGCACGCCGGTCGAGTCGCCGGAGGGCCAGAGGTACCTCGGCGCGATGGCGGCCGCGGCCAACTATGGTCGCGCCAACCGCCAGTTGCTGTCCGACGCGACCCGCGAGGTCTTCCGCCGTGCCGCGGGCATCCGGTTGTCCCTGGTGTACGACGTCTCCCACAACCTCGCCAAGATCGAGACCCACCAGGTGGCCGGAAAAGGCCGCACCCTCTGCGTCCACCGCAAGGGCGCCACCCGCGCCTTCCCGCCCGGCCATCCTGACCTGCCCGACGACCTGCGCGAGGTCGGCCAGCCGGTGCTGATCCCGGGGACGATGGGCACCGCCTCCTACGTCCTGGTCGGTGTGGCGGGCGGAGACGCGTTCTCCTCCACCTGTCACGGCGCGGGCCGCGTCCTCAGCCGCCACCGGGCCGCTCGCGCGGTGGGCGGCCGTGAACTGCGGGCCCGGCTGGAGTCGGCGGGCATAGCGGTACGCCCGCGGTCGCTGCGCAGCCTCGCGGAGGAGACGCCCGAGGCGTACAAGGACGTGAGCGAGGTGGTGGCCGCGAGCGAGGGGGCACGGCTGTGCCGGACGGTGGCTCGGCTGGTGCCGCTGGGGGTGGTGAAGGGCTGA
- a CDS encoding archease, which translates to MVGDTDDDIQTRRRGGSGHRAVPHTADVRVEAWGVSRERCLVEAALGMVECFADVTAVRPTSVERVRLEQDSDEGLLTALLDEVVFRLDVDGRVPVDLEADPTDGDLDVRLALVELTDVEITGASPKGVSWHGLHIGPDPYGWSCAVTVDV; encoded by the coding sequence ATGGTCGGCGACACCGACGACGACATCCAGACACGGCGGCGCGGCGGCAGCGGCCACCGGGCGGTCCCGCACACGGCCGACGTCCGCGTCGAGGCGTGGGGGGTGAGCCGGGAGCGCTGTCTGGTCGAGGCCGCGCTGGGCATGGTGGAGTGCTTCGCGGACGTCACGGCGGTACGGCCCACCTCGGTGGAGCGGGTACGGCTCGAACAGGACAGCGACGAGGGCCTGCTGACGGCGCTCCTCGACGAGGTCGTCTTCCGCCTCGACGTGGACGGCCGCGTGCCCGTCGACCTGGAGGCCGACCCCACGGACGGCGACCTCGACGTGCGCCTCGCACTCGTCGAACTGACGGACGTGGAGATCACCGGCGCCTCCCCGAAGGGCGTCTCCTGGCACGGGCTGCACATCGGGCCGGATCCGTACGGGTGGTCGTGCGCGGTGACTGTGGACGTGTGA
- a CDS encoding TIGR03668 family PPOX class F420-dependent oxidoreductase — MPDMEEDEARRRFAAARVARLATVDPVGRPHLVPVVFARRGDRIVTAVDRKPKRSERLGRLRNIAGHPAVSLLVDAYDDDWDRLWWVRADGDARMLLPDASDETTRDEYAVAVGLLRQKYPQYRRQPPAGPAIVITVVRWSGWRAS; from the coding sequence GTGCCGGACATGGAGGAGGACGAGGCGCGTCGTCGGTTCGCCGCTGCCCGGGTGGCACGGCTGGCGACGGTCGACCCGGTGGGACGCCCGCACCTGGTGCCGGTGGTGTTCGCCCGGCGCGGCGACCGGATCGTCACCGCCGTCGACCGCAAGCCGAAGCGCTCCGAGCGGCTCGGGCGGCTGCGCAACATCGCCGGGCACCCGGCGGTCAGCCTGCTCGTGGACGCGTACGACGACGACTGGGACCGCCTGTGGTGGGTCCGGGCCGACGGCGACGCCCGGATGCTGCTGCCGGACGCGTCCGACGAGACGACGCGCGACGAGTACGCCGTCGCGGTCGGCCTGCTGCGGCAGAAGTACCCCCAGTACCGGCGACAGCCCCCGGCCGGCCCGGCGATCGTGATCACCGTGGTGCGCTGGAGCGGCTGGCGGGCCTCGTAG
- a CDS encoding gluconate:H+ symporter: MPLVVVGVSVLVLLVLMTKLRLNGFAALLVVAVGVGLVQGIGLEEIPDVLAEGIGDQIGDTMLTIGLGAMVGRVMGDSGAAQRIAGRLLDLCGPRWVQVAMVLTAMLIGVTMFYEVAFVIIVPIAFTLVRVTRSNLLWVGLPMSIALSTMHSFLPPHPGPTAVAATFHASVGLTLFYGLFIAVPAGALIALLWPRLPFVRAMNPDVPKGLVSERVFEEQEMPGLGWSLSVALLPVVLIAGAAVTDLAASGDSGLLHLIAFVGSAPIALLLTLLVAIWAFGPRVGRSLAEVSASCKEAAQAMAMILLVIGAGGAFKNVLVEGGISDYIKDATDGWSISPILLAWLIAAVLRVALGSATVAVVTASGVALPLLAGSGVHPEVMVLAVSCGSIAFSHVNDPGFWMFKEYFNLSVLDAIKARTTYTTVLAILGLGGVLVLEQVLDALNI; the protein is encoded by the coding sequence ATGCCGCTCGTGGTGGTCGGGGTCAGTGTTCTGGTCCTGCTCGTACTGATGACCAAGCTCAGGCTGAACGGCTTCGCCGCCCTTCTCGTGGTGGCCGTGGGCGTCGGCCTGGTGCAGGGGATCGGACTGGAGGAGATCCCGGACGTCCTCGCCGAGGGCATCGGCGACCAGATCGGCGACACCATGCTCACCATCGGGCTCGGTGCCATGGTCGGCCGGGTGATGGGGGACTCCGGCGCCGCCCAGCGGATCGCCGGCCGGCTCCTCGATCTGTGCGGGCCGCGCTGGGTGCAGGTGGCCATGGTGCTGACGGCCATGCTCATCGGCGTGACGATGTTCTACGAGGTGGCCTTCGTGATCATCGTGCCGATCGCGTTCACCCTCGTCCGGGTCACCCGGTCGAACCTGCTGTGGGTGGGGCTGCCCATGTCGATCGCCCTGTCCACCATGCACAGCTTCCTGCCGCCGCACCCCGGCCCCACCGCGGTGGCCGCCACCTTCCACGCCTCCGTCGGACTCACCCTGTTCTACGGCCTGTTCATCGCCGTCCCCGCCGGCGCGCTCATCGCCCTGCTGTGGCCGCGCCTGCCCTTCGTCCGGGCGATGAACCCCGATGTCCCCAAGGGCCTGGTGAGCGAGCGCGTCTTCGAAGAGCAAGAGATGCCCGGCCTCGGCTGGTCGCTGTCCGTGGCCCTGCTGCCCGTGGTGCTGATCGCCGGGGCGGCGGTGACGGACCTGGCCGCCTCCGGAGACAGCGGCCTGCTGCACCTCATCGCCTTCGTCGGCTCCGCGCCGATCGCCCTGCTGCTCACCCTGCTCGTGGCGATCTGGGCGTTCGGCCCGCGCGTCGGCCGCAGCCTGGCCGAGGTCAGCGCCTCGTGCAAGGAGGCCGCCCAGGCGATGGCGATGATCCTGCTCGTCATCGGTGCGGGCGGTGCCTTCAAGAACGTCCTCGTCGAGGGCGGCATATCGGACTACATCAAGGACGCGACCGACGGCTGGTCCATCTCCCCGATCCTCCTCGCCTGGCTGATCGCGGCCGTCCTGCGTGTGGCCCTCGGCTCCGCGACGGTCGCCGTCGTCACGGCCTCCGGCGTGGCGCTGCCCCTGCTCGCGGGCAGCGGCGTCCACCCCGAGGTGATGGTCCTCGCCGTGTCCTGCGGCTCGATCGCCTTCTCCCACGTCAACGACCCGGGATTCTGGATGTTCAAGGAGTACTTCAACCTGTCCGTCCTGGACGCGATCAAGGCACGCACGACGTACACGACCGTGCTGGCGATCCTCGGTCTGGGTGGCGTACTGGTGCTGGAACAAGTCCTGGACGCCCTGAACATCTGA
- a CDS encoding enolase C-terminal domain-like protein: MSQPVVTKFAVHPVAGRDSMLLNLSGAHAPYFTRNVVVIEDSEGRTGLGEVPGGEKITRTLRDAESLVVGARVGDYKRVLRAIEATFAERDAGGRGAQTFDLRTTVHAVTAVESALLDLLGQHLEVPVAALLGDGKQRDAVRVLGYLFYVGDPDRTDLDYVREPDSDVAWYRVRHEEALTPEAIVRQAEAAYDHYGFRDFKLKGGVLAGAEEVKAVTALKERFPDARITLDPNGAWSLREAVELCRPLVGTLAYAEDPCGAEGGYSGREILAEFRRATGLPTATNMIATDWRQLAHALALQSVSIPLADPHFWTMQGSVRVAQLCNAMGLTWGCHSNNHFDISLAMMAHCGAAAPGEYNALDTHWIWQEGRERLTVEPPRITGGEVAVPDTPGLGVRLDRDRLLAAQELYEEKALAGRDDAVGMQYLIDGWTFDAKRPCLVR, translated from the coding sequence ATGAGCCAACCCGTCGTCACGAAGTTCGCCGTCCATCCGGTCGCCGGCCGCGACTCCATGCTGCTGAACCTCTCCGGCGCGCACGCCCCGTACTTCACCCGCAACGTCGTCGTCATCGAGGACTCCGAAGGGCGTACGGGCCTCGGCGAGGTGCCGGGCGGGGAGAAGATCACGCGGACCCTGCGCGACGCCGAGTCCCTGGTCGTCGGCGCACGGGTGGGCGACTACAAGCGCGTCCTGCGCGCGATCGAGGCGACCTTCGCCGAACGTGACGCGGGCGGTCGCGGCGCCCAGACCTTCGACCTGCGCACGACGGTCCACGCGGTCACCGCCGTCGAGTCCGCCCTCCTGGACCTGCTGGGGCAGCACCTGGAGGTCCCGGTCGCCGCCCTGCTGGGCGACGGCAAACAGCGTGATGCCGTACGGGTCCTCGGCTACCTCTTCTACGTCGGCGACCCGGACCGGACCGACCTGGACTACGTCCGCGAACCCGACTCGGACGTCGCGTGGTACCGCGTCCGGCACGAGGAGGCGCTGACCCCCGAGGCGATCGTCCGGCAGGCCGAGGCCGCCTACGACCACTACGGCTTCCGTGACTTCAAGCTCAAGGGCGGCGTCCTGGCGGGCGCGGAGGAGGTCAAGGCCGTCACCGCGCTCAAGGAACGCTTCCCCGACGCGCGGATCACCCTCGACCCCAACGGCGCCTGGTCCCTGCGCGAGGCCGTCGAGCTGTGCCGCCCCCTCGTCGGCACGCTCGCCTACGCCGAGGACCCCTGCGGGGCGGAGGGCGGCTACTCGGGCCGCGAGATCCTCGCCGAGTTCCGCCGGGCCACCGGGCTGCCCACGGCGACCAACATGATCGCCACGGACTGGCGCCAGCTGGCCCACGCCCTGGCCCTGCAGTCGGTGTCCATCCCGCTCGCCGACCCGCACTTCTGGACCATGCAGGGCTCGGTGCGCGTCGCCCAGCTGTGCAACGCCATGGGGCTGACCTGGGGATGTCACTCCAACAACCACTTCGACATCTCCCTGGCGATGATGGCGCACTGCGGAGCGGCGGCCCCGGGCGAGTACAACGCCCTGGACACGCACTGGATCTGGCAGGAGGGACGGGAACGGCTCACCGTCGAGCCACCGAGGATCACCGGCGGCGAGGTCGCGGTGCCGGACACGCCCGGACTGGGGGTCCGGCTGGACCGGGACCGGCTCCTGGCGGCGCAGGAGCTGTACGAGGAGAAGGCGCTGGCGGGCCGGGACGACGCCGTCGGGATGCAGTACCTGATCGACGGCTGGACCTTCGACGCGAAGCGGCCCTGTCTGGTGCGCTGA
- a CDS encoding amidohydrolase family protein, which yields MPVIDAWMQHPTLRHSHHEMFESLRRWTGMERLDKPLPVEVTVAALAAADVEVGLAAAWYGPQGPLIDNDEVAAFVERSGGRLRGVAGADLARPMAAVRELRRAVGELGFVALRIIPWLWGLPPTDRLYYPLYAACVDLGVPFCTQVGHTGPLRPSETGRPIPYIDQVALDFPELTIVCGHIGYPWTTEMIAVADKHENVYIDTSAYTVRRYPPELVEYLRGRGRHKVLFGSNYPMITPSRALEHLDALNLDEETRELFLRGNARRVFAL from the coding sequence GTGCCCGTCATCGACGCCTGGATGCAGCATCCGACGCTGCGCCACTCCCACCACGAGATGTTCGAGTCGCTGCGCCGGTGGACCGGCATGGAGCGGCTCGACAAGCCGTTGCCCGTCGAGGTCACGGTGGCGGCGCTGGCGGCCGCGGACGTGGAGGTCGGCCTCGCGGCCGCCTGGTACGGGCCGCAGGGCCCACTGATCGACAACGACGAGGTGGCCGCCTTCGTCGAGCGGTCGGGCGGGCGGCTGCGCGGCGTCGCGGGCGCCGATCTCGCCCGGCCCATGGCGGCGGTACGGGAACTTCGGCGCGCCGTCGGGGAGTTGGGCTTCGTGGCGCTGCGCATCATCCCGTGGCTGTGGGGGCTGCCGCCCACCGACCGGCTGTACTACCCCCTGTACGCGGCCTGTGTGGACCTCGGCGTGCCGTTCTGCACCCAGGTCGGGCACACGGGCCCGCTGCGGCCGTCGGAGACCGGGCGGCCCATCCCGTACATCGACCAGGTCGCGCTGGACTTCCCCGAGCTCACGATCGTGTGCGGGCACATCGGCTACCCGTGGACGACGGAGATGATCGCGGTCGCCGACAAGCACGAGAACGTGTACATCGACACCAGCGCCTACACCGTCCGCCGCTATCCGCCGGAACTGGTGGAGTACCTGCGCGGCCGGGGCCGTCACAAGGTGCTGTTCGGCTCCAACTACCCCATGATCACGCCGAGTCGGGCCCTGGAGCACCTGGACGCCCTGAATCTGGACGAGGAGACGCGGGAGCTGTTCCTGCGCGGCAACGCCCGCCGCGTCTTCGCCCTCTGA